One region of Pseudomonas alvandae genomic DNA includes:
- the alc gene encoding allantoicase encodes MKAYAVPFEKFVNLADARLGTKIISVTDDWFADANRLFQPTPAVWKEGVFDDNGKWMDGWESRRKRFEGYDSAVIRLGVPGSIKGVDIDTSFFTGNYPPSASLEACFLADGEPDENTQWTEVLSAVELQGNSHHYHEISNDQAFSHLRFNIYPDGGVARLRVYGVPYRDWSAVGDNEQIDLAAALNGGRALACSDEHFGRMSNILNPGRGVNMGDGWETARRRTPGNDWVIVALGHAGIVEKVVVDTLHFKGNYPDSCSIQGAFVKGGTDSQIETQSLFWRELLPSQKLEMHAEHTFAEQIKELGPITHIRLNVFPDGGVSRLRVLGKVSK; translated from the coding sequence ATGAAAGCTTACGCCGTACCGTTCGAAAAGTTCGTCAACCTGGCCGACGCCCGCCTGGGCACCAAGATCATCTCGGTAACCGATGACTGGTTTGCCGACGCCAATCGCCTGTTCCAGCCGACTCCGGCCGTGTGGAAGGAGGGCGTGTTCGACGACAACGGCAAGTGGATGGACGGCTGGGAGTCGCGCCGCAAGCGCTTCGAAGGCTACGACAGCGCGGTCATCCGCCTGGGCGTGCCGGGCTCGATCAAGGGCGTGGACATCGACACTTCATTCTTCACCGGCAACTACCCACCGTCGGCTTCCCTGGAAGCGTGTTTCCTGGCGGACGGCGAGCCGGACGAAAACACCCAGTGGACTGAAGTGCTGTCGGCCGTCGAGCTGCAGGGCAACAGCCATCACTACCACGAGATCAGCAACGACCAGGCCTTCAGCCACCTGCGCTTCAACATCTACCCCGATGGCGGCGTGGCCCGGCTGCGGGTCTATGGTGTGCCGTATCGCGACTGGTCGGCCGTGGGCGACAACGAACAGATCGACCTGGCCGCCGCCCTCAATGGCGGACGCGCCCTCGCCTGCTCCGATGAACACTTCGGTCGCATGAGCAACATCCTCAACCCAGGCCGTGGCGTGAACATGGGCGATGGCTGGGAAACCGCCCGTCGTCGCACACCTGGCAATGACTGGGTGATCGTCGCCCTGGGCCATGCCGGTATCGTTGAAAAAGTCGTCGTCGACACGCTGCACTTCAAAGGCAACTACCCGGACAGTTGCTCGATCCAGGGCGCATTCGTCAAGGGCGGCACCGACAGCCAGATCGAAACGCAGTCGCTGTTCTGGCGCGAATTGCTGCCGAGCCAGAAGCTGGAGATGCACGCCGAACACACCTTTGCCGAGCAGATCAAGGAACTGGGGCCGATTACCCATATCCGCCTGAACGTGTTCCCAGACGGTGGCGTAAGTCGCCTGCGCGTGCTCGGCAAGGTATCGAAATAA
- the folE gene encoding GTP cyclohydrolase I FolE, which yields MSLEQNYTAILGQLGEDVSREGLLDTPKRAAKAMQYLCRGYEQTLEEVTNGALFSSDNSEMVLVKDIELYSLCEHHLLPFIGKAHVAYIPSGKVLGLSKVARIVDMYARRLQIQENLSRQIADAVQQVTGALGVAVVIEAKHMCMMMRGVEKQNSSMITSVMLGEFRENAATRMEFLSLIK from the coding sequence ATGTCTCTGGAACAGAATTACACCGCGATTCTCGGCCAACTGGGCGAGGACGTTTCCCGCGAGGGCCTGCTCGACACGCCCAAGCGCGCTGCCAAGGCCATGCAGTACCTTTGCCGCGGTTATGAACAGACCCTGGAAGAGGTCACCAACGGTGCCTTGTTCAGCTCCGACAACAGCGAGATGGTGCTGGTCAAGGACATCGAGTTGTACTCTCTGTGCGAGCACCATTTGCTGCCTTTCATCGGCAAGGCCCACGTGGCCTACATCCCGAGCGGCAAGGTGTTGGGCCTGTCGAAGGTCGCGCGCATCGTTGACATGTATGCCCGTCGCCTGCAGATCCAGGAAAACCTCAGCCGCCAGATCGCCGACGCGGTCCAGCAGGTGACCGGCGCCCTGGGCGTGGCGGTGGTGATCGAGGCCAAGCACATGTGCATGATGATGCGCGGCGTGGAAAAACAGAATTCCTCGATGATCACTTCGGTGATGCTCGGTGAGTTCCGGGAAAATGCGGCAACCCGCATGGAATTCCTCAGCCTGATCAAGTAA
- a CDS encoding glutathione S-transferase N-terminal domain-containing protein codes for MIVKALRVGLGQLIIFIDFITRPGKKKRPADAQAQVEQAARGLTLYQFHACPFCVKTRRTLRRLNVPVALRDAKNNQQDRQTLLEQGGRIKVPCLRIEENGETTWMYESKVIIDYLDKRFSAV; via the coding sequence GTGATCGTCAAAGCGCTTCGAGTTGGCCTGGGCCAGCTCATCATCTTCATCGACTTCATCACCCGCCCGGGCAAGAAAAAGCGTCCGGCCGACGCCCAGGCGCAAGTCGAACAGGCAGCTCGCGGCCTGACGTTGTATCAATTCCATGCCTGCCCGTTCTGCGTGAAGACGCGCCGGACCCTGCGTCGCCTCAACGTACCGGTAGCCCTGCGCGATGCAAAAAATAACCAACAGGATCGCCAGACGCTGCTGGAACAGGGTGGCCGGATCAAGGTGCCGTGCCTGCGCATTGAAGAGAATGGCGAGACCACCTGGATGTATGAGTCCAAGGTGATCATTGATTATCTGGATAAGCGGTTTTCTGCCGTCTGA
- a CDS encoding LysE family translocator, which translates to MNLETWLLFSGAALVVILIPGPLSLLMIGNSLNYGLRRSYPAFLGGVIASICLLSASALGLGALLMASEQLFSALKIVGALYLFYLAWQSWQQSRQPSQGAEVPQAAATPRFRALFGRAFVLGASNPKDILFFAAFLPQFLNAGQPFLPQLLVMIATWTVLDLLCKLAYGLGAHGAARYLRTGKGQSWFNRVSAGLFGGAGAASLLSR; encoded by the coding sequence ATGAATCTGGAAACCTGGTTATTGTTCAGTGGCGCCGCCTTGGTGGTGATCCTCATCCCCGGCCCGTTGTCATTGCTGATGATCGGCAATAGCCTGAACTATGGCCTGCGCCGCTCGTATCCGGCGTTCCTGGGTGGCGTGATCGCGTCGATCTGCCTGTTGAGCGCTTCGGCGCTGGGGCTTGGTGCGTTGTTGATGGCGTCGGAGCAATTGTTCAGTGCCCTGAAGATCGTCGGTGCGTTATACCTGTTCTACCTTGCCTGGCAGAGCTGGCAGCAATCGCGCCAGCCTTCCCAGGGCGCCGAGGTACCACAAGCGGCCGCCACTCCGCGCTTTCGCGCCTTGTTCGGCCGGGCGTTCGTCCTGGGTGCCAGCAATCCAAAGGACATCTTGTTCTTCGCCGCGTTCCTGCCGCAATTCTTGAACGCCGGACAGCCATTCCTGCCGCAGTTGCTGGTCATGATTGCGACCTGGACCGTGCTGGACCTGCTATGCAAGCTGGCTTATGGGCTGGGTGCCCATGGCGCTGCCCGGTATCTGCGCACCGGTAAGGGCCAGAGCTGGTTCAACCGGGTCAGCGCCGGTTTGTTTGGTGGCGCGGGGGCCGCATCCTTGTTGAGCCGCTAA
- the uraD gene encoding 2-oxo-4-hydroxy-4-carboxy-5-ureidoimidazoline decarboxylase, with the protein MTAFQTLKPSTLSREAFVRAFADIYEHSPWVAEKAFDLGQDPSIDQIETLHQRMSDILLSADHASQLALINAHPDLAGKAAVQGQLTEASTNEQAGAGIHQCTAEEFQRFTELNEAYKAKFKFPFIMAVKGSNRHQILAAFETRIHHSADAEFKCALAEINKIALFRLLTL; encoded by the coding sequence ATGACCGCTTTCCAGACACTCAAGCCTTCCACCTTGAGCCGTGAAGCGTTCGTCCGGGCCTTTGCCGATATCTACGAACATTCGCCATGGGTGGCCGAAAAGGCCTTCGACCTGGGCCAGGATCCCTCCATCGATCAGATCGAGACCCTGCACCAGCGCATGAGCGACATCCTGTTGAGCGCCGATCATGCCAGCCAGCTGGCCCTGATCAACGCTCACCCGGACCTGGCCGGCAAAGCCGCCGTCCAGGGCCAGCTGACCGAAGCCAGCACCAACGAACAGGCTGGCGCCGGTATCCACCAATGCACGGCCGAAGAGTTCCAGCGCTTCACCGAGCTGAACGAGGCCTATAAAGCCAAGTTCAAGTTTCCCTTCATCATGGCGGTAAAAGGCAGCAACCGGCACCAGATCCTCGCCGCGTTCGAAACGCGCATCCACCACTCGGCAGACGCCGAATTCAAGTGCGCATTGGCGGAGATCAACAAGATCGCGTTGTTCCGATTACTGACCCTTTAG
- a CDS encoding cysteine hydrolase family protein: MSVPKTMFQLSGRGYAAANLSQATLIIIDAQKEYLAGPLALSGMDAAVANIKQLLGAARAAGRPIVHVRHLGTHGGLFDPQGERGEFIPGLEPQGDETVIEKLLPSAFHGTDLKKRLEELGPLDLIVCGFMSHSSVSTTVRAAKNLGFRCTLVEDACATRDLPHKGGVLSAEHVHQTEMAIMADNFATLAMTRDFA, translated from the coding sequence ATGTCCGTTCCAAAAACGATGTTTCAACTCAGTGGTCGTGGTTATGCGGCGGCCAACCTGAGTCAAGCGACCCTGATCATCATCGACGCCCAGAAGGAATACCTCGCCGGCCCCCTGGCCCTGAGCGGCATGGATGCGGCGGTCGCGAACATCAAGCAACTGCTCGGTGCAGCCCGCGCCGCCGGACGGCCGATCGTGCACGTGCGCCACCTGGGCACCCATGGCGGGCTGTTCGATCCACAGGGTGAACGCGGGGAATTCATTCCAGGCCTTGAACCACAAGGCGACGAAACCGTGATCGAAAAGCTGCTGCCCAGCGCTTTCCACGGCACCGACCTGAAGAAGCGGCTGGAAGAGCTGGGTCCACTGGACCTGATCGTCTGCGGCTTCATGAGCCATTCCAGCGTCAGCACCACCGTGCGCGCCGCCAAGAACCTGGGTTTCCGTTGCACCCTGGTGGAAGATGCCTGCGCCACGCGCGACCTGCCGCACAAGGGCGGCGTCCTCAGCGCCGAACACGTGCACCAGACCGAAATGGCAATCATGGCGGACAACTTCGCCACGCTGGCCATGACCCGCGACTTCGCCTGA
- the uraH gene encoding hydroxyisourate hydrolase, giving the protein MGRLTTHVLDAAHGCPGSSIKIELYRVEGSQLRLVASALTNGDGRCDVPLLQGDDYRSGVYQIQFHAGDYYRARGVQLAEPAFLDVVVLRFGISQEQEHYHVPLLISPYAYSTYRGS; this is encoded by the coding sequence ATGGGACGTTTGACTACTCATGTTTTGGATGCAGCGCACGGCTGCCCTGGAAGCTCGATCAAGATCGAGCTGTACCGTGTCGAGGGTTCGCAATTGCGGTTGGTTGCCAGTGCTTTGACCAATGGCGACGGCCGTTGCGATGTGCCGCTGCTGCAGGGGGATGATTACCGCAGCGGGGTCTACCAGATCCAGTTCCACGCCGGTGACTACTACCGCGCCCGTGGCGTTCAACTGGCCGAGCCGGCGTTTCTCGATGTGGTGGTGCTGCGCTTCGGTATCTCGCAAGAGCAGGAGCATTACCACGTGCCGTTGCTGATTTCGCCCTACGCCTATTCAACCTATCGAGGCAGTTGA
- a CDS encoding PLP-dependent aminotransferase family protein encodes MAFSERVSRLKSSLIREILAAAQRPEVMSFAGGLPAEAMLPKVEWGAMPLSMGQYGMSEGEPALREALAAQARSLGLACEASQVLVVSGSQQTLDLAAKLHIDVGTEVMLEAPTYLAALQIFQLFGADCITVPLEADGPDLEHMRARLERHRPAFIYLIPTFQNPSAVRYSEAKRDAVAALLDEFGVTLIEDEPYRELTFDGGSATPIASRLKKASWIYTGTVSKTLLPGLRVGYLIASPDLFPHLLRLKQSADLHTNRIGQWQALQWIGTEQYRSHLQALRDFYRDRRDRFQAALQRHFSDIADWNMPQGGLFFWLTLKQPLDTRTLLAEALAVDVAFMPGEPFFPEPDKHLGHLRLNFSHIDPARLDEGLKRLAGVVRGALAAKAA; translated from the coding sequence ATGGCTTTTTCCGAACGTGTCTCGCGCCTCAAAAGTTCTTTGATTCGAGAAATCCTCGCTGCGGCGCAGCGCCCGGAAGTGATGTCGTTCGCCGGTGGCCTGCCGGCCGAAGCCATGCTGCCCAAGGTGGAGTGGGGCGCGATGCCGCTGTCCATGGGCCAATACGGCATGAGCGAGGGCGAGCCGGCCCTGCGCGAAGCATTGGCCGCCCAGGCGCGGTCGTTGGGCCTGGCTTGCGAGGCGAGCCAGGTGCTGGTGGTCAGCGGTTCCCAGCAAACCCTCGACCTGGCGGCCAAACTGCACATCGACGTCGGCACCGAAGTCATGCTCGAAGCGCCGACGTATCTCGCGGCCCTTCAAATCTTTCAGCTGTTCGGCGCCGACTGCATCACCGTCCCCCTTGAGGCGGACGGCCCGGACCTGGAGCACATGCGGGCTCGGCTGGAGCGGCATCGACCGGCCTTCATCTACCTGATTCCAACGTTCCAGAACCCTTCGGCGGTGCGCTACAGCGAGGCCAAGCGCGATGCGGTGGCGGCGCTGCTGGATGAGTTCGGCGTGACGCTGATCGAAGACGAACCTTACCGCGAGCTGACCTTCGACGGCGGCAGCGCCACGCCTATTGCCAGTCGCTTGAAGAAGGCCAGTTGGATCTACACCGGCACTGTGTCGAAAACCCTGTTGCCGGGCCTGCGGGTGGGTTATCTGATCGCCAGCCCGGACTTGTTCCCACACCTGCTTCGGCTCAAGCAATCGGCGGACCTGCATACCAATCGCATCGGCCAATGGCAGGCGCTGCAGTGGATTGGCACCGAGCAGTACCGCAGCCACCTGCAAGCGCTGCGGGATTTCTACCGGGATCGGCGCGATCGGTTCCAGGCTGCGCTACAGCGGCATTTTTCCGATATCGCGGATTGGAACATGCCACAGGGCGGGTTGTTTTTCTGGCTGACGCTCAAGCAACCGCTGGACACCCGGACTTTGCTTGCCGAGGCGTTGGCGGTTGACGTGGCGTTCATGCCGGGTGAGCCGTTCTTTCCAGAGCCGGACAAGCACCTGGGGCACTTGCGCTTGAACTTCAGCCATATCGATCCGGCGCGACTGGACGAGGGCCTGAAGCGATTGGCCGGGGTGGTGCGGGGCGCTTTGGCGGCCAAGGCGGCTTGA
- the prmB gene encoding 50S ribosomal protein L3 N(5)-glutamine methyltransferase, producing MITSRLRTLRDHIRWAVSRFHGEDLFFGHGTDNAWDEARQLVLGALHLPWEIADSYLDCRLEDEELVHVQRLLRRRIAERIPTAYLLGEAWFCGMSFIVDERVLIPRSPIGELIEKRFEPWLGQEPARILDLCTGSGCIGIACAYEFPEAEVVLADLSFEALEVANQNIERHGVDERVFTVQGDGFDGLPGQRFDLIVSNPPYVDAEDFADMPQEYQHEPELGLACGDDGLNLVRRMLAEAADHLTDKGLLIVEVGNSQVHVEALYPEVDFAWLEFERGGHGVFMLSAEQCREHQALFASKV from the coding sequence GTGATCACTTCCCGCCTTCGCACCCTGCGCGACCATATCCGTTGGGCCGTCAGCCGTTTCCATGGGGAGGATCTGTTCTTTGGCCATGGCACCGACAACGCCTGGGACGAGGCACGCCAGTTAGTGTTGGGCGCGCTGCACCTGCCATGGGAAATTGCCGACAGCTACCTGGATTGCCGCCTCGAAGACGAGGAGTTGGTGCATGTGCAACGCCTGCTGCGCCGGCGCATCGCGGAACGCATTCCGACCGCGTACTTGTTGGGTGAGGCCTGGTTCTGCGGAATGTCCTTCATCGTCGACGAGCGCGTGCTCATTCCGCGTTCGCCCATCGGCGAGTTGATTGAAAAACGTTTCGAGCCTTGGTTGGGCCAGGAGCCTGCACGAATCCTTGACCTGTGCACCGGCTCCGGTTGCATCGGGATCGCTTGCGCCTATGAATTCCCCGAAGCCGAGGTGGTGCTGGCGGACTTGTCGTTCGAAGCGCTGGAAGTCGCCAATCAGAACATCGAGCGCCACGGTGTCGATGAGCGTGTATTCACGGTCCAGGGGGATGGTTTCGATGGGCTGCCGGGGCAACGTTTCGACCTGATCGTGTCGAACCCGCCCTACGTCGATGCGGAAGATTTCGCCGACATGCCCCAGGAATACCAGCATGAGCCGGAGCTAGGCCTGGCCTGTGGCGATGATGGCTTGAACCTGGTTCGGCGGATGCTGGCCGAGGCGGCCGATCATCTGACCGACAAGGGACTGTTGATCGTTGAAGTGGGCAACAGCCAAGTGCACGTCGAAGCGCTGTACCCGGAAGTCGACTTCGCCTGGCTGGAGTTCGAGCGCGGCGGCCACGGTGTGTTCATGCTCAGCGCCGAGCAGTGCCGTGAGCACCAGGCGTTGTTTGCGTCCAAGGTTTGA
- a CDS encoding MarR family winged helix-turn-helix transcriptional regulator — MLDLKNPSSQQMAMEAFFFGYQAFTAKADEMLERRGLSRVHQRIVFFIARYPSLSVKELLALLGVTKQALNMPLRQLMEMHLVSSVASETDKRKRLLELTAEGQRFEQALRREQVKLLERVFAEAGEAAVDGWLAVNLALGKSSD, encoded by the coding sequence ATGCTTGACCTTAAAAACCCGTCCTCCCAACAAATGGCCATGGAAGCATTCTTCTTCGGTTACCAGGCGTTCACCGCCAAGGCCGATGAAATGCTCGAGCGTCGCGGGCTGAGCCGGGTGCACCAGCGCATCGTTTTTTTCATCGCCCGCTACCCCTCCTTGAGCGTGAAGGAACTGCTGGCATTGCTGGGCGTGACCAAGCAGGCGTTGAACATGCCCTTGCGGCAATTGATGGAGATGCACCTGGTCAGCAGCGTCGCGTCCGAAACCGACAAGCGTAAGCGGCTGCTGGAATTGACGGCGGAGGGCCAGCGATTCGAACAGGCGCTGCGCCGTGAACAGGTGAAATTGCTGGAACGGGTGTTTGCCGAAGCCGGGGAAGCGGCGGTGGATGGGTGGTTGGCGGTGAACCTGGCACTGGGGAAATCCAGTGATTGA
- a CDS encoding NCS2 family permease: MESRKPEAQTLDLSPPLRSGWLERLFKLSLHGTTVKTELIAGLTTFITMAYIIFVNPNIMADAGIDHGAAFVATCIAAALGCLLMGLYANWPVGLAPGMGLNAFFTYTVVGTMGYNWETALGAVFISGVLFMILTLSRVREWLLNSIPVSLRFAMGAGVGLFLGLIGLKTAGIIVDSPATLIKLGSLREPGPLLAAVCFLMIAVLSYHRVFGAILISIIAVTLAGWGLGLVQYNGVMSTPPSLAPTWMAMDVAGVFNISMISVVLAFLFVHMFDTAGTLMGVAQRAGLVKADGKIENLSRALKADSASSVFGAMVGVPPVTSYVESAAGVAAGGRTGLTAVTVGVLFIAAMFFAPLAGMIPAYATAGALIYVAMLMMGGMAHIEWDEPTDSIPAIVTAIMMPLTFSVADGIALGFITYVVLKAGTGKHKEISVSLWVLCAIFIAKFIFL, translated from the coding sequence GTGGAAAGCCGCAAACCCGAAGCCCAGACCCTGGACCTCTCGCCGCCACTACGCAGTGGCTGGCTGGAGCGCCTCTTCAAACTCAGCTTGCATGGCACCACGGTGAAGACCGAGCTGATCGCCGGTCTGACGACCTTCATCACCATGGCCTACATCATTTTCGTCAACCCCAACATCATGGCCGACGCGGGCATCGATCATGGTGCAGCGTTCGTCGCCACCTGCATCGCCGCCGCCCTGGGTTGCCTGTTGATGGGGCTCTATGCGAACTGGCCGGTGGGCCTGGCACCGGGCATGGGCCTGAACGCCTTCTTCACCTACACCGTGGTCGGCACCATGGGCTACAACTGGGAAACCGCGCTGGGCGCGGTGTTTATATCCGGTGTGCTGTTCATGATCCTGACCTTGTCGCGGGTGCGTGAATGGCTGCTCAACAGCATTCCCGTGAGCCTGCGGTTCGCCATGGGTGCAGGGGTCGGGTTGTTTCTCGGGCTGATCGGCCTGAAGACCGCCGGCATCATCGTCGACAGCCCCGCCACCCTGATCAAGCTCGGCTCGCTGCGTGAGCCCGGTCCGTTGTTGGCCGCGGTGTGCTTCCTGATGATCGCCGTGCTCAGTTATCACCGCGTGTTCGGCGCGATCCTGATCAGCATCATCGCCGTGACGTTGGCCGGCTGGGGCCTGGGATTGGTGCAGTACAACGGCGTCATGTCGACACCGCCAAGCCTGGCCCCGACCTGGATGGCGATGGACGTGGCCGGTGTGTTCAACATCAGCATGATCAGCGTGGTGCTGGCCTTCCTGTTCGTGCACATGTTCGACACCGCCGGCACCCTGATGGGCGTCGCCCAGCGCGCCGGCCTGGTGAAGGCCGATGGCAAGATCGAGAACCTGTCCCGCGCCCTGAAAGCCGACAGCGCCTCCAGCGTATTCGGCGCCATGGTCGGGGTGCCACCGGTGACGAGCTACGTGGAAAGCGCCGCCGGGGTCGCCGCCGGTGGCCGCACGGGGCTTACCGCCGTGACTGTCGGTGTGCTATTTATTGCCGCCATGTTCTTCGCACCGCTGGCCGGGATGATCCCGGCCTATGCCACGGCCGGCGCCTTGATCTACGTCGCCATGCTGATGATGGGCGGCATGGCCCATATAGAATGGGACGAACCCACCGACAGCATCCCGGCCATCGTCACGGCCATCATGATGCCCCTGACCTTCTCGGTCGCCGATGGCATCGCGCTGGGTTTCATCACCTACGTGGTGCTCAAGGCCGGTACCGGTAAACACAAGGAAATTTCCGTCAGCCTGTGGGTGCTCTGCGCGATCTTCATCGCCAAGTTCATCTTCTTGTAA
- the puuE gene encoding allantoinase PuuE, with translation MSADYPRDLIGYGNNPPHPHWPGNARIALSFVLNYEEGGERNVLHGDKESEAFLSEMVAAQPLQGERNMSMESLYEYGSRAGVWRVLKLFKEFDIPLTIFAVAMAAQRHPDVIRAMVAAGHEICSHGYRWIDYQYMDEAQEREHMLEAIRILTEITGERPLGWYTGRTGPNTRRLVMEEGGFLYDSDTYDDDLPYWEPNNPTGKPHLVIPYTLDTNDMRFTQVQGFNKGDDFFQYLKDAFDVLYAEGAEAPKMLSIGLHCRLIGRPARLASLKRFLEYAKGHEQVWFSRRVDIARHWQQTHPYQGASK, from the coding sequence GTGAGCGCTGACTACCCACGCGACCTGATCGGTTACGGCAATAACCCTCCGCACCCACACTGGCCGGGCAATGCCCGCATCGCCCTGTCCTTCGTGCTCAATTACGAAGAAGGCGGCGAGCGCAACGTCCTTCATGGCGACAAGGAATCCGAAGCGTTCCTTTCCGAGATGGTCGCGGCGCAACCGCTGCAGGGCGAGCGCAACATGAGCATGGAATCGCTGTACGAGTATGGCAGCCGTGCCGGCGTCTGGCGGGTCCTCAAGTTGTTCAAGGAATTTGACATTCCGCTGACTATCTTCGCGGTGGCGATGGCCGCCCAGCGCCACCCGGACGTGATCCGCGCCATGGTCGCCGCCGGTCACGAAATCTGCAGCCACGGCTATCGCTGGATCGACTATCAATACATGGATGAGGCCCAGGAGCGCGAGCACATGCTCGAAGCGATCCGCATCCTCACCGAAATCACTGGCGAGCGTCCGCTGGGCTGGTACACCGGCCGCACCGGCCCAAACACCCGGCGCCTGGTGATGGAAGAAGGCGGTTTCCTCTACGACAGCGACACCTACGACGACGACCTGCCCTACTGGGAGCCGAACAACCCCACCGGCAAGCCGCACCTGGTGATCCCCTACACCCTCGACACCAACGACATGCGCTTCACCCAGGTGCAGGGTTTCAACAAGGGCGACGACTTCTTCCAATACCTCAAGGACGCTTTCGACGTGTTGTACGCCGAAGGCGCCGAAGCCCCGAAGATGCTTTCCATCGGCCTCCATTGCCGCTTGATCGGCCGCCCTGCACGCCTGGCCTCCCTCAAGCGTTTCCTCGAATACGCCAAGGGCCATGAACAGGTCTGGTTCAGTCGTCGCGTCGACATCGCCCGTCATTGGCAGCAGACCCATCCGTATCAGGGAGCGTCCAAATGA
- a CDS encoding ureidoglycolate lyase: protein MRTLKIEPLTKEAFAPFGDVIETDGSDHFMINNGSTMRFHRLATVETATPDDKAIISIFRADALDMPLTVRMLERHPLGSQAFIPLLGNPFLIVVAPLGDAPVSGLVRAFVTNGRQGINYHRGVWHHPVLTIEKRDDFLVVDRSGTGNNCDEHFFQEDEFLILAPHQ from the coding sequence ATGCGCACACTCAAGATCGAACCGTTGACCAAAGAAGCCTTCGCCCCGTTCGGTGACGTGATCGAAACCGACGGCAGCGATCACTTCATGATCAACAACGGTTCGACCATGCGCTTCCATCGCCTGGCGACGGTTGAAACCGCGACGCCGGACGACAAGGCGATCATCAGCATTTTCCGCGCCGACGCGCTGGACATGCCGCTGACCGTGCGCATGCTGGAGCGCCATCCGCTGGGCAGCCAGGCCTTCATTCCGCTGCTCGGCAACCCCTTTCTGATCGTGGTCGCGCCACTTGGCGATGCACCTGTATCAGGTTTGGTCCGCGCCTTCGTCACCAACGGCAGGCAGGGCATCAATTACCATCGCGGCGTCTGGCACCACCCGGTGCTGACGATCGAAAAGCGGGATGACTTCCTGGTGGTTGATCGCAGTGGCACAGGCAATAACTGCGATGAGCATTTTTTCCAAGAGGATGAGTTTCTGATCCTCGCCCCCCACCAATAA
- a CDS encoding Smr/MutS family protein → MQDDDFSLFKSAIQGVKPIKHDRAETGKPKADRAQIAKLRQAATVRTDATTVDGLSDQFVIDVGPEDELMWARDGVQESQMRKLKVGQIPFEGSLDLHGMTVEKARETLWAFLAEATKFEIRCVRVTHGKAVRLDGKRPMIKSHVNTWLRQHPQVLGFTSCQAKHGGAGAVYVMLKRTMMEGRDE, encoded by the coding sequence ATGCAAGACGACGACTTTTCCCTGTTCAAAAGTGCGATCCAGGGCGTAAAACCAATCAAACACGATCGCGCCGAAACGGGCAAACCCAAGGCCGATCGCGCACAGATCGCCAAGCTGCGCCAGGCCGCCACCGTACGCACCGACGCCACCACCGTGGACGGGTTGTCCGATCAGTTCGTCATTGACGTCGGTCCCGAAGACGAATTGATGTGGGCGCGCGACGGCGTCCAGGAAAGCCAGATGCGCAAGCTGAAGGTTGGCCAGATTCCCTTCGAAGGCAGCCTCGACCTGCACGGCATGACCGTCGAAAAGGCCCGCGAGACCCTGTGGGCGTTTCTCGCCGAAGCCACCAAGTTCGAAATCCGCTGCGTGCGCGTCACCCACGGCAAGGCCGTGCGGCTGGACGGCAAGCGGCCGATGATCAAGAGCCACGTCAACACCTGGCTGCGCCAACACCCACAAGTGCTCGGCTTCACCTCCTGCCAGGCGAAGCACGGCGGCGCCGGGGCGGTCTACGTGATGCTCAAGCGCACCATGATGGAAGGCCGCGACGAGTAG